Proteins from a single region of Primulina tabacum isolate GXHZ01 chromosome 5, ASM2559414v2, whole genome shotgun sequence:
- the LOC142547320 gene encoding putative helicase MAGATAMA 3 isoform X3, protein MGSKGRLLFDLNEPPTDDEDGNNDAIFCFQPQRAIPSSSTATSDLFSVSTAPQGIVNNHAFSHASSVSGFQPFVRHQIVKGSNHAVEERSSGNVPHNFAPLPEPNNGQDVNAILNLQSSSAEAQAEKEEGEWSDAEGAVGTDKFFLTPEESSIGSCKHLQEKGMPEITGSNDLVGEGDISLNSHDAKNENISSSVGLDHETNNKRSDVTVDAQEGSALETKQKEIRGVEAKQALRYANNLGKRPKLDQQKEAMLGKKRSRQTMFLNLEDVKQAGALKTSTPRRHIPAPIIIRTLKEGRATMPSSEQGDKQFQSINRDAKQSDVSSDGGNSLIESNDLKNEANGENNSMPLGRSRSSNSSTDLISEGQVASVSRHGAWKLSTDTRIVKSSLIPGRKPAISGQSFTGSKLAAKKVPSKKVPVLNAPYQDTSVERLLREVTNEKFWNHPEDEELQCVPGCFESVEEYIRVFEPLLFEECRAQLYSTWEESSEVAGSHVRVLVKRIERKERGWFDVILHPPHEHKWVFKEGDVAVLSTPKPASVNYKKNNSSILKDEESVTGRVCGTVRRHMPIDPREHTGAILHFYIGDSFDATGKNDDHILGKLQPGGVWYLTVLGSLATTQREYVALHAFRRLNLQMQNAILQPNPDQFPKYEEQPPAMPECFTPNFVDYLRKNFNGPQLAAIQWAAMHTAAGTSNGMAKRQDPWPFTLVQGPPGTGKTHTVWGMLNVIHLVQYQHYYAALLKKLSPESYKQVNENSSDSVAVGSIDEVLQSMDQNLFRILPKLCPKPRMLVCAPSNAATDELLSRVLDRGFIDGEMKIYHPDVARVGVDSQTRAAQAVSVERRTEQLLLKSRDEVYGWMHSLKVRETQLALQITCLQRELNTAAATGRSQGSVGVDPDVLVARDQNRDSLLQNLAAVVENRDKILVEMSRLHILEGRFRPGNNFNLEEARASLEASFANEAEIVFTTVSSSGRKLFSRLTHGFDMVVIDEAAQASEVAVLPPLSLGAARCVLVGDPQQLPATVISKAAGTLLYSRSLFERFQLAGCPTMLLSVQYRMHPQIRDFPSRYFYQGRLTDSDSVVNLPEELYYKDMLLRPFVFYDISHGRESHRGGSVSYQNSQEAQFCVRLYEHLQKTLKTSGVGKVSVGIITPYKLQLKCLQREFKDILNSEEGKDIYINTVDAFQGQERDVIIISCVRASSHGVGFVADIRRMNVALTRARRALWVMGNANALLQSEDWAALIADARKRNCYLDMDSLPKNFFPTDSCTYGSFPSKLPSARGLRSGQRYRSHDSHLESTSGMPSEDDEKSNTSSITRNGSYHRLLKPGTDNSFDDFDQSSDKTQDAWAQGLLKKQNAAGVLGRRDL, encoded by the exons ATGGGCTCCAAAGGAAGGCTTTTATTTGATCTCAATGAACCCCCTACCGATGATGAGGATGGGAATAATGATGCTATTTTCTGCTTCCAGCCACAAAGGGCTATTCCTTCTTCAAGTACTGCTACATCTGACTTGTTTTCTGTCTCAACTGCTCCCCAGGGAATAGTAAATAACCATGCCTTCTCCCATGCATCTTCTGTATCTGGTTTTCAACCTTTTGTCCGGCATCAGATTGTGAAAGGCAGCAATCACGCTGTTGAAGAAAGGAGTTCTGGGAATGTACCCCACAATTTTGCGCCGTTGCCCGAACCAAATAATGGACAGGATGTAAATGCTATTCTAAACCTGCAATCAAGTTCTGCTGAAGCACAAGCTGAAAAGGAAGAGGGGGAATGGTCCGATGCGGAGGGTGCTGTTGGTActgacaaattttttttaaccccTGAGGAATCAAGTATTGGTAGTTGTAAGCATTTGCAGGAGAAGGGTATGCCTGAGATAACTGGAAGTAATGACCTGGTGGGTGAGGGAGACATTTCTCTTAATTCTCATGATGCTAAGAATGAAAATATCAGTTCTTCAGTTGGATTGGATCATGAAACAAATAACAAAAGAAGCGACGTAACTGTGGATGCTCAGGAAGGATCTGCTCTAGagacaaaacaaaaagaaattaGAGGAGTTGAGGCAAAGCAAGCCTTGAGGTATGCAAATAATCTTGGAAAGCGTCCTAAGCTTGATCAACAAAAGGAAGCAATGCTAGGAAAGAAGCGCAGCAGACAAACCATGTTTCTCAATCTTGAAGATGTTAAGCAAGCTGGTGCTTTAAAAACTTCAACTCCTAGAAGGCATATTCCTGCACCAATAATAATTCGGACATTAAAAGAAGGTCGTGCCACAATGCCATCTTCTGAACAGGGGGATAAACAATTTCAGTCTATAAACAGGGACGCAAAACAGTCTGATGTATCAAGCGATGGAGGAAACAGTCTGATCGAGTCAAATGACTTGAAAAATGAAGCTAATGGAGAAAATAATTCTATGCCTTTAGGACGTTCTAGGAGCTCGAATAGTTCAACAGATCTTATCTCCGAGGGACAAGTAGCTTCAGTTTCTAGACATGGTGCATGGAAGTTGTCCACTGATACAAGGATTGTTAAAAGTTCATTAATCCCTGGTAGGAAGCCAGCTATAAGCGGACAGAGTTTTACTGGCTCTAAATTAGCAGCAAAAAAAGTACCTTCCAAGAAGGTACCTGTATTGAACGCCCCATATCAAGATACTTCAGTGGAACGCCTTTTACGCGAGGTGACAAATGAGAAGTTTTGGAATCATCCAG AAGACGAGGAGCTTCAGTGTGTTCCTGGTTGTTTTGAATCTGTTGAGGAATATATCAGAGTTTTTGAACCATTGCTCTTTGAAGAATGCCGGGCACAACTTTACAGTACATGGGAGGAGTCATCAGAAGTAGCAGGAAGTCATGTTAGGGTTCTCGTGAAACGCATAGAAAGGAAAGAAAGGG GATGGTTTGATGTAATACTGCATCCACCACATGAACACAAATGGGTATTCAAGGAAGGGGATGTTGCAGTTCTTTCCACCCCTAAACCTGCATCTG TCAATTACAAGAAGAATAACTCATCAATACTCAAAGATGAGGAGTCAGTTACCGGGCGTGTCTGTGGTACTGTTAGACGACATATGCCAATTGATCCCCGTGAGCATACTGGAGCAATCCTTCATTTTTATATTGGGGACTCATTTGATGCCACTGG CAAAAACGACGATCATATTCTGGGGAAGCTCCAACCAGGGGGTGTCTGGTACCTGACTGTGCTTGGTTCTCTTGCAACCACACAGAGAGAGTATGTTGCACTTCATGCATTTCGCCGTCTTAATCTGCAG ATGCAAAATGCAATTCTTCAGCCTAATCCTGACCAGTTTCCGAAGTATGAAGAGCAACCACCTGCCATGCCTGAATGCTTTACTCCGAATTTTGTGGATTACCTACGCAAAAATTTTAATGGACCCCAGTTAGCAGCAATTCAGTGGGCTGCGATGCATACAGCTGCTGGTACATCCAATGGTATGGCAAAGAGGCAGGATCCATGGCCTTTTACTTTAGTCCAGGGACCTCCTGGGACTGGTAAGACTCATACAGTCTGGGGCATGCTTAATGTGATCCATCTTGTTCAGTATCAGCATTACTATGCTGCATTGCTAAAGAAACTGTCACCTGAAAGCTATAAGCAGGTTAATGAGAACAGCTCGGATAGTGTTGCTGTTGGATCCATTGATGAAGTTCTGCAAAGCATGGATCAGAATCTGTTTCGAATTCTTCCAAAACTATGTCCGAAACCTAGGATGCTTGTGTGTGCACCTTCAAATGCTGCAACTGATGAACTGCTCTCACGTGTTCTTGATCGTGGTTTTATTGATGGTgaaatgaaaatttatcatcCTGATGTGGCTCGAGTTGGGGTAGATTCCCAGACTAGGGCTGCCCAGGCAGTTTCTGTGGAGCGCAGAACTGAACAACTATTGCTGAAGAGCCGTGATGAAGTTTATGGATGGATGCACAGTTTGAAAGTCCGTGAAACTCAATTAGCTCTGCAGATAACCTGCCTCCAAAGAGAACTTAATACTGCTGCAGCCACTGGTCGCTCACAAGGGTCTGTTGGTGTTGACCCTGATGTTCTTGTGGCCCGAGACCAGAATCGAGATTCTTTGCTTCAAAACCTTGCTGCAGTAGTAGAGAACAGAGACAAAATATTGGTCGAGATGTCCCGGCTGCATATTTTGGAAGGAAGGTTTCGTCCTGGTAACAACTTTAACTTGGAGGAAGCTCGTGCTAGTCTGGAGGCAAGTTTTGCAAATGAGGCAGAGATAGTTTTTACTACTGTTTCAAGCAGTGGGCGCAAGTTATTCTCTCGTCTAACTCATGGCTTTGACATGGTTGTGATTGATGAAGCAGCACAGGCTAGTGAAGTAGCAGTTCTACCTCCACTATCTCTTGGTGCAGCTCGTTGTGTGCTTGTGGGGGATCCCCAACAGCTTCCTGCTACTGTCATCAGTAAGGCTGCTGGAACCTTGTTATACAGTAGGAGCCTGTTTGAGAGGTTCCAGCTGGCTGGCTGCCCAACAATGTTGTTATCTGTGCAGTATAGGATGCATCCACAAATTAGGGATTTTCCTTCTAGGTATTTCTATCAAGGGCGTCTTACAGACAGTGATAGTGTTGTAAATCTTCCAGAGGAGTTGTATTACAAGGATATGTTATTGAGGCCTTTTGTCTTTTATGATATCTCTCATGGCCGTGAATCTCATCGTGGGGGTTCTGTGTCATATCAAAATTCACAAGAAGCACAGTTCTGCGTTCGTCTATATGAGCACCTTCAGAAAACTCTAAAAACCTCAGGGGTTGGTAAAGTATCTGTTGGCATAATTACTCCGTACAAGCTGCAGTTAAAATGTCTTCAACGGGAGTTCAAGGATATATTGAATTCAGAGGAAGGAAAAGACATTTATATAAATACAGTGGATGCTTTCCAAGGCCAAGAGCGCGACGTCATTATAATTTCTTGTGTTCGTGCATCCAGTCATGGTGTTGGGTTTGTTGCAGATATTCGTAGAATGAATGTTGCTCTTACTCGGGCAAGAAGAGCTCTTTGG GTCATGGGAAATGCTAATGCACTGTTGCAGTCTGAAGATTGGGCTGCATTAATCGCTGATGCCAGAAAAAGAAATTGTTACTTAGACATGGATTCTCTGCCAAAAAATTTCTTCCCAACCGACTCATGTACTTATGGCTCATTCCCTTCAAAATTACCTAGTGCTAGAGGCTTGAGGTCTGGACAGAGGTATAGGTCACATGATTCACACCTGGAGTCAACTTCTGGCATGCCATCAGAAGATGATgagaagtcaaatacctcttcAATTACCAGGAATGGGAGTTATCATCGGCTCTTAAAGCCAGGAACTGATAATTCCTTCGATGATTTCGATCAATCCAGCGATAAAACTCAAGATGCTTGGGCACAAGGATTACTAAAGAAGCAAAATGCTGCTGGTGTCTTGGGAAGGCGAGACTTGTAG
- the LOC142547320 gene encoding putative helicase MAGATAMA 3 isoform X2, giving the protein MGSKGRLLFDLNEPPTDDEDGNNDAIFCFQPQRAIPSSSTATSDLFSVSTAPQGIVNNHAFSHASSVSGFQPFVRHQIVKGSNHAVEERSSGNVPHNFAPLPEPNNGQDVNAILNLQSSSAEAQAEKEEGEWSDAEGAVGTDKFFLTPEESSIGSCKHLQEKGMPEITGSNDLVGEGDISLNSHDAKNENISSSVGLDHETNNKRSDVTVDAQEGSALETKQKEIRGVEAKQALRYANNLGKRPKLDQQKEAMLGKKRSRQTMFLNLEDVKQAGALKTSTPRRHIPAPIIIRTLKEGRATMPSSEQGDKQFQSINRDAKQSDVSSDGGNSLIESNDLKNEANGENNSMPLGRSRSSNSSTDLISEGQVASVSRHGAWKLSTDTRIVKSSLIPGRKPAISGQSFTGSKLAAKKVPSKKVPVLNAPYQDTSVERLLREVTNEKFWNHPDEELQCVPGCFESVEEYIRVFEPLLFEECRAQLYSTWEESSEVAGSHVRVLVKRIERKERGWFDVILHPPHEHKWVFKEGDVAVLSTPKPASGLFNYKKNNSSILKDEESVTGRVCGTVRRHMPIDPREHTGAILHFYIGDSFDATGKNDDHILGKLQPGGVWYLTVLGSLATTQREYVALHAFRRLNLQMQNAILQPNPDQFPKYEEQPPAMPECFTPNFVDYLRKNFNGPQLAAIQWAAMHTAAGTSNGMAKRQDPWPFTLVQGPPGTGKTHTVWGMLNVIHLVQYQHYYAALLKKLSPESYKQVNENSSDSVAVGSIDEVLQSMDQNLFRILPKLCPKPRMLVCAPSNAATDELLSRVLDRGFIDGEMKIYHPDVARVGVDSQTRAAQAVSVERRTEQLLLKSRDEVYGWMHSLKVRETQLALQITCLQRELNTAAATGRSQGSVGVDPDVLVARDQNRDSLLQNLAAVVENRDKILVEMSRLHILEGRFRPGNNFNLEEARASLEASFANEAEIVFTTVSSSGRKLFSRLTHGFDMVVIDEAAQASEVAVLPPLSLGAARCVLVGDPQQLPATVISKAAGTLLYSRSLFERFQLAGCPTMLLSVQYRMHPQIRDFPSRYFYQGRLTDSDSVVNLPEELYYKDMLLRPFVFYDISHGRESHRGGSVSYQNSQEAQFCVRLYEHLQKTLKTSGVGKVSVGIITPYKLQLKCLQREFKDILNSEEGKDIYINTVDAFQGQERDVIIISCVRASSHGVGFVADIRRMNVALTRARRALWVMGNANALLQSEDWAALIADARKRNCYLDMDSLPKNFFPTDSCTYGSFPSKLPSARGLRSGQRYRSHDSHLESTSGMPSEDDEKSNTSSITRNGSYHRLLKPGTDNSFDDFDQSSDKTQDAWAQGLLKKQNAAGVLGRRDL; this is encoded by the exons ATGGGCTCCAAAGGAAGGCTTTTATTTGATCTCAATGAACCCCCTACCGATGATGAGGATGGGAATAATGATGCTATTTTCTGCTTCCAGCCACAAAGGGCTATTCCTTCTTCAAGTACTGCTACATCTGACTTGTTTTCTGTCTCAACTGCTCCCCAGGGAATAGTAAATAACCATGCCTTCTCCCATGCATCTTCTGTATCTGGTTTTCAACCTTTTGTCCGGCATCAGATTGTGAAAGGCAGCAATCACGCTGTTGAAGAAAGGAGTTCTGGGAATGTACCCCACAATTTTGCGCCGTTGCCCGAACCAAATAATGGACAGGATGTAAATGCTATTCTAAACCTGCAATCAAGTTCTGCTGAAGCACAAGCTGAAAAGGAAGAGGGGGAATGGTCCGATGCGGAGGGTGCTGTTGGTActgacaaattttttttaaccccTGAGGAATCAAGTATTGGTAGTTGTAAGCATTTGCAGGAGAAGGGTATGCCTGAGATAACTGGAAGTAATGACCTGGTGGGTGAGGGAGACATTTCTCTTAATTCTCATGATGCTAAGAATGAAAATATCAGTTCTTCAGTTGGATTGGATCATGAAACAAATAACAAAAGAAGCGACGTAACTGTGGATGCTCAGGAAGGATCTGCTCTAGagacaaaacaaaaagaaattaGAGGAGTTGAGGCAAAGCAAGCCTTGAGGTATGCAAATAATCTTGGAAAGCGTCCTAAGCTTGATCAACAAAAGGAAGCAATGCTAGGAAAGAAGCGCAGCAGACAAACCATGTTTCTCAATCTTGAAGATGTTAAGCAAGCTGGTGCTTTAAAAACTTCAACTCCTAGAAGGCATATTCCTGCACCAATAATAATTCGGACATTAAAAGAAGGTCGTGCCACAATGCCATCTTCTGAACAGGGGGATAAACAATTTCAGTCTATAAACAGGGACGCAAAACAGTCTGATGTATCAAGCGATGGAGGAAACAGTCTGATCGAGTCAAATGACTTGAAAAATGAAGCTAATGGAGAAAATAATTCTATGCCTTTAGGACGTTCTAGGAGCTCGAATAGTTCAACAGATCTTATCTCCGAGGGACAAGTAGCTTCAGTTTCTAGACATGGTGCATGGAAGTTGTCCACTGATACAAGGATTGTTAAAAGTTCATTAATCCCTGGTAGGAAGCCAGCTATAAGCGGACAGAGTTTTACTGGCTCTAAATTAGCAGCAAAAAAAGTACCTTCCAAGAAGGTACCTGTATTGAACGCCCCATATCAAGATACTTCAGTGGAACGCCTTTTACGCGAGGTGACAAATGAGAAGTTTTGGAATCATCCAG ACGAGGAGCTTCAGTGTGTTCCTGGTTGTTTTGAATCTGTTGAGGAATATATCAGAGTTTTTGAACCATTGCTCTTTGAAGAATGCCGGGCACAACTTTACAGTACATGGGAGGAGTCATCAGAAGTAGCAGGAAGTCATGTTAGGGTTCTCGTGAAACGCATAGAAAGGAAAGAAAGGG GATGGTTTGATGTAATACTGCATCCACCACATGAACACAAATGGGTATTCAAGGAAGGGGATGTTGCAGTTCTTTCCACCCCTAAACCTGCATCTGGTTTGT TCAATTACAAGAAGAATAACTCATCAATACTCAAAGATGAGGAGTCAGTTACCGGGCGTGTCTGTGGTACTGTTAGACGACATATGCCAATTGATCCCCGTGAGCATACTGGAGCAATCCTTCATTTTTATATTGGGGACTCATTTGATGCCACTGG CAAAAACGACGATCATATTCTGGGGAAGCTCCAACCAGGGGGTGTCTGGTACCTGACTGTGCTTGGTTCTCTTGCAACCACACAGAGAGAGTATGTTGCACTTCATGCATTTCGCCGTCTTAATCTGCAG ATGCAAAATGCAATTCTTCAGCCTAATCCTGACCAGTTTCCGAAGTATGAAGAGCAACCACCTGCCATGCCTGAATGCTTTACTCCGAATTTTGTGGATTACCTACGCAAAAATTTTAATGGACCCCAGTTAGCAGCAATTCAGTGGGCTGCGATGCATACAGCTGCTGGTACATCCAATGGTATGGCAAAGAGGCAGGATCCATGGCCTTTTACTTTAGTCCAGGGACCTCCTGGGACTGGTAAGACTCATACAGTCTGGGGCATGCTTAATGTGATCCATCTTGTTCAGTATCAGCATTACTATGCTGCATTGCTAAAGAAACTGTCACCTGAAAGCTATAAGCAGGTTAATGAGAACAGCTCGGATAGTGTTGCTGTTGGATCCATTGATGAAGTTCTGCAAAGCATGGATCAGAATCTGTTTCGAATTCTTCCAAAACTATGTCCGAAACCTAGGATGCTTGTGTGTGCACCTTCAAATGCTGCAACTGATGAACTGCTCTCACGTGTTCTTGATCGTGGTTTTATTGATGGTgaaatgaaaatttatcatcCTGATGTGGCTCGAGTTGGGGTAGATTCCCAGACTAGGGCTGCCCAGGCAGTTTCTGTGGAGCGCAGAACTGAACAACTATTGCTGAAGAGCCGTGATGAAGTTTATGGATGGATGCACAGTTTGAAAGTCCGTGAAACTCAATTAGCTCTGCAGATAACCTGCCTCCAAAGAGAACTTAATACTGCTGCAGCCACTGGTCGCTCACAAGGGTCTGTTGGTGTTGACCCTGATGTTCTTGTGGCCCGAGACCAGAATCGAGATTCTTTGCTTCAAAACCTTGCTGCAGTAGTAGAGAACAGAGACAAAATATTGGTCGAGATGTCCCGGCTGCATATTTTGGAAGGAAGGTTTCGTCCTGGTAACAACTTTAACTTGGAGGAAGCTCGTGCTAGTCTGGAGGCAAGTTTTGCAAATGAGGCAGAGATAGTTTTTACTACTGTTTCAAGCAGTGGGCGCAAGTTATTCTCTCGTCTAACTCATGGCTTTGACATGGTTGTGATTGATGAAGCAGCACAGGCTAGTGAAGTAGCAGTTCTACCTCCACTATCTCTTGGTGCAGCTCGTTGTGTGCTTGTGGGGGATCCCCAACAGCTTCCTGCTACTGTCATCAGTAAGGCTGCTGGAACCTTGTTATACAGTAGGAGCCTGTTTGAGAGGTTCCAGCTGGCTGGCTGCCCAACAATGTTGTTATCTGTGCAGTATAGGATGCATCCACAAATTAGGGATTTTCCTTCTAGGTATTTCTATCAAGGGCGTCTTACAGACAGTGATAGTGTTGTAAATCTTCCAGAGGAGTTGTATTACAAGGATATGTTATTGAGGCCTTTTGTCTTTTATGATATCTCTCATGGCCGTGAATCTCATCGTGGGGGTTCTGTGTCATATCAAAATTCACAAGAAGCACAGTTCTGCGTTCGTCTATATGAGCACCTTCAGAAAACTCTAAAAACCTCAGGGGTTGGTAAAGTATCTGTTGGCATAATTACTCCGTACAAGCTGCAGTTAAAATGTCTTCAACGGGAGTTCAAGGATATATTGAATTCAGAGGAAGGAAAAGACATTTATATAAATACAGTGGATGCTTTCCAAGGCCAAGAGCGCGACGTCATTATAATTTCTTGTGTTCGTGCATCCAGTCATGGTGTTGGGTTTGTTGCAGATATTCGTAGAATGAATGTTGCTCTTACTCGGGCAAGAAGAGCTCTTTGG GTCATGGGAAATGCTAATGCACTGTTGCAGTCTGAAGATTGGGCTGCATTAATCGCTGATGCCAGAAAAAGAAATTGTTACTTAGACATGGATTCTCTGCCAAAAAATTTCTTCCCAACCGACTCATGTACTTATGGCTCATTCCCTTCAAAATTACCTAGTGCTAGAGGCTTGAGGTCTGGACAGAGGTATAGGTCACATGATTCACACCTGGAGTCAACTTCTGGCATGCCATCAGAAGATGATgagaagtcaaatacctcttcAATTACCAGGAATGGGAGTTATCATCGGCTCTTAAAGCCAGGAACTGATAATTCCTTCGATGATTTCGATCAATCCAGCGATAAAACTCAAGATGCTTGGGCACAAGGATTACTAAAGAAGCAAAATGCTGCTGGTGTCTTGGGAAGGCGAGACTTGTAG